ATATTACGAAAGTTTTTCAGTCAAATAAAATCTTCTTATCCCCAAACAGCGTTGGATGACTGAATTTACGGATAAAATTTTTTATTGTAATTTTATTCTGTGTTTAAATTATAAAAAATGGATTTTCTTCAGGACCATTACCTTGTAAAAAATGAATTACTGCTCATCCTTATTTCCGTCATACTGGGGCTGTTTATTGGTGCTGAGCGGGAGTACCGTAATAAGTCTGCAGGGCTGAGGACTTTTATTCTCGTTTGTTTTGGCGCCTGTCTGTTTACAATCCTTTCCATCAAAATAGGTGTGGAGAATCCGGACCGTCTTGCAGCCAATATTATTACCGGGATCGGTTTTTTGGGAGCGGGAGTGATTTTTAAAGGAGACAATAAAATTGAAGGAATCACCACTGCAACTACCATCTGGGCAACCGCTTCAATAGGAATGGCTGTAGGCTCAGGCTATGTATACTTTTCCCTGCTGGGAACCGCTTTGGTGCTTATTGTTTTAAGCGCTTTAACGTATCTTCAGAATTTTATAGACAACTATAATAAAGTAAGGGAATACAGAATTACGATTATCAGTTCGGGAGATATCAGATATTGTGAGAATATCTTCAAAGAACACCATTTAAAATATCTGATGATTAAGCAGCTGTACTCTCAGGGAAGTCTTACTGTTGTCTGGCGGCTGACGGGTAAGAATACTCATCATGAAGAAGTCATCAGACGGCTTGTAGATGACCCGAAAATTACAGCTTATCAGTTTTAAACAGATGATCCCAATCTGTTACATTTAACTTTACTGCAAAAAAATAAAGGCCGAAGCCTTTATTTCCTATTTTTTCTTGAATACATACAGATCCTTGTTGGGACCGGTGATTTCTTTTCCGTCCATATCCAGTTGGATCAGCATGCCTTCACCTACTTTGTATTTGTAATTGGCAGTTTTACCTTTTAAAGTAATAATACTTCCTGTAGCATCCCAGGTAAAAGATCCTTTGTCTTCATTTTTTGATTTTCTGTCGATATACTCTTCAGTAATGCTGAAGGTTTTATCATTGTTTAATGTCAGTGAAGTCTTGATTCCCGGGCAGTCGGCGCAAGGAACTGTAGCTTCATAAGTACCGTTCCAGTCTAATGCATTTTCAGAAGTATCCCCCTGTGCACTCGTTACTGCCTGTGTACTGTCAGTTGCAGTGGGTTGCGCAGTAGCGGTAGAATCTGCTACAACATCTGCCGGCTCACCTACCTGTCCGTCTTTTTTGTCTTTTGTACAGGAAGCAAGGAATAAGGCAGCTCCAATTCCAAGGATAAGCATTTTGTTTTTCATCATAATAAATAATTTAAGGATGTTTTTATTAAGTACCTAGCAATACGCAAAAATCGAGCCAGAGGGTGGGGGAGTAATGAGTAATGAGTGGCGGATTTCGGGTTACTACTTATAGGGCTCCGGTTTTAATTCAGATCTCTTTTCATCAGTTGGGCAAAAAAATCCCCATCAGTAACTTTTCCACCCGTTTTATGAAGTCTATTCCTATTTTTCTTCGTAAATTGGGGCAAAATTTTGATTATGACAAAAAAGATACTTTTATCTGTATTTCTTTTGCCAGCTGCAATGGCATTTGCACAACAATATGGAGGAATGTGGATTCCTACAGAGCTGAATGAAAAGGAAATGAAGGATTTGGGAATGAAGATTTCCGCTAAAGATATTTTCAACCCTCAAAAACCAAGCATAAAGGATGCGGTAGTACAGTTTAACGGTGGATGTACCGCAGAGATCATCTCTCCTAAAGGATTGCTGCTGACCAATCACCACTGTGGATATGGCCAGATTCAGGCACACTCTACAGTACAGAATGACCTTCTGTCTAATGGTTTCTGGGCTAAAAATATGCAGGGAGAACTTCCTAATCCGGGAGTAAAAGTAGATTTTATCGTAGATATAAAAGAAGTAACAGATCAGATTTTAGAAGGAACGGATAACCTTACGGAGCCTGAGCTTACTAAAAAGATCAATAACAATATCGAGGTTTATAAAAACTCTCAGAAAATAGAATCTTACCAGTCAATCATGGTAAAACCTATGTACTATGGAAACAAGTACTATGCTTACACGATCGAAACTTATAAAGATATCCGTCTTGTAGGGGCACCGCCTCAAAGCATCGGGAAATTCGGTAGCGATACAGATAACTGGGTTTGGCCAAGACATACGGGAGATTTCTCAATGTTCAGAATCTATGCAGATAAAAACAACAGACCTGCAGAGTACTCAAAAGATAATGTGCCTTACGTTCCAAAGCACTACCTTCCGGTTTCTATCAAAGATAAGAATGAAAATGACTTTACATTTGTATTCGGATTCCCTGGAAGAACCACGGAATATCTTCCGGCAATAGCAGTAGAAAAGATCATGAAAGAAATTGATCCTGCCAGAATTGCCGTACGTGATGTTGCTTTGAAAACTCTGGACGAAAAAATGCGTGTGGATAATGAGACACGTATCAAATATGCTTCAAAATATGCCTCAGTAGCCAATTACTGGAAAAAATGGATCGGCGAAGTGGAAGGATTGAAAAAATCCAATGCTGTTGAGAAAAAAGTAATGTATGAAGGATCCCTGGTAGCTAAAAATCCTGAGATCAAAACAACTTTGGATCAGCTGAACAAATACTACAACGAGCAGGCTCCTTATGCTTTAAACAATGCATATTATACCGAAGTGGTAAGAAATGCAGAGACTTTGAAGCTGGCAGGTGATTATTATGATTTTGTAGCAGCTGTGGAAGCAGGCAGAATGGATGAAAAGGAGCTTGGCAAATTAAAAACAAAGTTAACCTCATTCTATAAAGATTACAGTGCAGAGCTTGATGCAAAGGTAACAGCTAAGTTATTGGCTTTATATGTGAATAAAACTGCACCACAGTTTTTACCGGCAGGTTTCGGTAAATACAAAGATGAGGCTGCCAATATGCCTTTGATGGAGGATATGTCTAAGAACTCTATCATTACAGGAAGAACTGCTGTAAACGGAGCTGCTTTGAATGCTGATATTGATAAAGCTTTTTCCAATCAGGATAAGTTGATCAAAACCTTGAAAAAAGATCCTGTGTATCAGCTGTACGTTTCTATGAAAGAAGGATATATGAAAACTGCTGATCCGCAATACACTGCTCTTCAGACCAAAATTGATGCTTTGCAGAAAAAATTTATGGCACAGCAGATGGCAACTGATAAAGACAGAAAATTCTTCCCGGATGCCAATTCTACCCTTCGTGTAACCTATGGAAAAGTGAAAGGTTCTACACCGAGAGACGCTGTTTCTTACGGTTACCAGACCCACCTGGCAGGAGTAATGGAGAAATATGTTCCTGGAGATTACGAATTTGATGTTCCTAAAAAGCTGATCGATCTTTATAACAAAAAAGATTTCGGAATCTATAAAGATAAAACGGGAGATGTTCCGGTAGGATTTACTGCTACCAACCACACTACAGGAGGGAACTCGGGAAGTCCGGCTCTTGATGCCAACGGAAACCTGGTAGGTCTTAACTTCGACAGACAGTGGGAAGGTACAATGAGTGATATCAATTACGACCCCCGTTTCAGCAGAAACATCATGGTAGATACAAAATACATCCTTTTCATCGTTGAAAAATTTGCCGATTCCAAATGGCTTGTAGATGAAATGAAAGTGATAAAATAATTTATAAAAGTTATACCTTTAAGAATCTATTTGAATTGAGTTTTGAATAGATTCTTTTTTATTTTTAAGAGATGAAAGATAGGATCATCAACGTATTGACCGCCTTTGAAACAGATAATATCGGGAAATCTTTTCCGTTGGAGTATTGCCTGCCACTTTATCACTCGGTTTCGGATCAGGAGCTGCCCCATATCAGGCATGTGATCCGGTATAAAAATACCAGGCAGTTTGAAGATGATCTTGATTATATTTCGAAATACTTTCAGTTTGTAGACTGGCAGGAGTTTAAAGACTTTACTTCCGGAAACTTCAGATCAGGAAAAAAAATAGCTTTGCTCACTTTTGATGACGGCTTCAGGGAATTTTATGATACGGTAGCGCCTATATTGGAGCGTAAAGGAATTTATGCCTGCAACTTTATAAATCCCGCTTTTATTGACAATAAAGACATGATGTTCAGGTGTAAAGCCAGCCTGCTTATTGATCTTCTGGAGAAAAAGAGCATCGTAAATCCCGAAATAGCTCATATTCTGTCTCTTCAGAATAATAGTTCGGCAGAAGCTATTCGACAAAGGATTTTAAAGGTTACTTATCAGGAAAAACATATTTTGGATCTTCTTGCTGAAAAACTTGAATTTGATTTTAAAGCTTATTCGAGAGAATTCAGACCTTATTTAAGTACTGAAGAATTAAAAATACTTACGGATAAAGGATTCGGGATCGCATCCCATAGCTGGGATCATCCGAAATACGGGGAGCTTTCTCTGAAAGAACAGATGGAAACTACCCATCAGACTTTTGTGTATTTAAAAGAAAATGGATTCCTGTATGAAACCTTTGCCTTTCCGTTCACTGATTTCCAGGTAAAACAGGATTTCTTCGAAGAACTTTTTAAAAATAAAGAAATCTATTGTAGTTTTGGATGTGCCGGGGTAAAGCTGGACAGTGTAAGGAAAAATTTCCAGAGAATACCAATGGAAATGGGGGAGACTGGTGAAACCATACTGAAAAAAGAAATCGCCTACTTCAGACTGAAAAAACTGATGAATAAAAATACCATTATAAGAAAATGATACAGCTGAAAACATTCAACAGGAAAGAACTGGAAGACTTTGTGCTGTCCGGTGCTTTTCAGCAGTACGATTTTCTTCCGGTTACAAAACACCGTGCCTTATCCCAGATCAGAAATCCAAAGGCATCAGATGAAGATACACTCCTTATTCTTGCCTTCTCTGAAGATAAACTGGCAGGCTATGTAGGATGCTTCCCGGACTGTTTTAATGTAAATGGTAAAAAGATCAGCTACGCATGGCTCAGTACTTTATATGTAAACCCTGCGTTCAGAAAAGAAAGGCCTGCCAAAAAATTGCTGAAGAAAGTTTTTGAAGATTACGAAGGGAGAATTGCCATCACGGAATTTACCAGAGAAGCAGAAGCCCTTTATAATATTATGGGTGTTTTTGATTATGCCTTTCCGAAAGAAGGAAAACGGTATTACTTCAGGACCGATGCTGCAAAAATGATCCCTGAGAAAAAACCGGGCACAGAAAAACTGAAACCTCTTTTCAATTTGATGGATGCAGCAGCCAACTCTTTAATTTCAATTAAAAATATTACAACAGAAAAACCGGATTTTCATTATGAAATTCTTGACCGTATTGATCCGGAAAGTGTTGATTTTATAGCTGAATTCCCTGGTCAGCGTGATGCAGAAGCCATCAACACGTTCATAGACAATCCGTGGGTTCTGGAAGGGACAAAAGACAACAGATATCTTTTCTCGAGTTTTGCTGAGGTCTTTCAGTACTTTTGGGTAAAGATTTACGATGAAAATAACAAGCTTGATACATGCTTATTATTACAGCTTCGTGACGGATATCTTAAAATTCCCTACCTTTTTTCAAATTCTGAACCGGATAAAGCAGTCCGTTTTTTAAATTACTTCATTGTTACAAATAAGGTGAAAGCTTTCACCAGCTATCAGACCGGGCTTAATAATGCTATAGAAAAATCCAAAGCGTTCCCTGAAATCTATAAACGTGATTTTAAAAGAGAATACCTTTTTCACAGGCAGCTGTTACAAAGCCTGCCGGAGAATTTTGATCCCCGGTACCAGGATGGTGACGGAGATTGCATGATGACATAAACTTATAAAAAAACGCCTGAACTGATCAGGCGTTTTTTATTCTAGTGTCCGAAAATATCTTTCAGATCTACTTCTTTGAAGGTTCCCATTTTTTGGACCGCTTCCATATTCAGATTTTCTTTCTTTCCGATAATGGCCGTATTGAACCGGACGGATTTGATTTCCGTTTCATAAAATTGTCTGATATCTTCAAACGTCAGCTTCTGGATCTGTTCATAAATATCTTTTCTGAAATCGTGGTAGATATTCAGTTTCTTTAATCGTAAAGTATTGAAGAATATATTATTTCTGGTAACTCTGGTGGAAGCGATCTGTTTCAGAGCAGCATTTCTGGCATTCTCAAACTGAATGGTCACTTCCGGAAGCTCGTTCATCAGCTCATTCAGAGTATCCACGGCAATCATCAGCTTGTCGGGCTGCGTCCCAATGTAGGTGGTGATATAGTCAGGATGCTTCAGTTCCGCATTGGCTGCATAAGAAACATAAGCGGAGTAGGCAAGGCTCTTACTTTCACGCATTTCCTGAAAGACAATCGAAGACAATCCTCTGCCGAAATATTCATTAAAGACGTTGATCATTCCAAAATGCTGGGGATTCACCTCGTTTCCTTTTCCTATCTTACTCATTTCCATCTGAACCATATCGTAAGTGGTAAAATAAACATGGCCTCCCGTAGCCGGCTCAGGATATTGTTTAGGTTCAGGAATACTGAGGCTTTCCGTTTCGATATACTGACCGATGTAACCTTTAAAATTTTCAAAATCTTTTCCATAGAAAAATACC
This window of the Chryseobacterium arthrosphaerae genome carries:
- a CDS encoding MgtC/SapB family protein — translated: MDFLQDHYLVKNELLLILISVILGLFIGAEREYRNKSAGLRTFILVCFGACLFTILSIKIGVENPDRLAANIITGIGFLGAGVIFKGDNKIEGITTATTIWATASIGMAVGSGYVYFSLLGTALVLIVLSALTYLQNFIDNYNKVREYRITIISSGDIRYCENIFKEHHLKYLMIKQLYSQGSLTVVWRLTGKNTHHEEVIRRLVDDPKITAYQF
- a CDS encoding GNAT family N-acetyltransferase, which encodes MIQLKTFNRKELEDFVLSGAFQQYDFLPVTKHRALSQIRNPKASDEDTLLILAFSEDKLAGYVGCFPDCFNVNGKKISYAWLSTLYVNPAFRKERPAKKLLKKVFEDYEGRIAITEFTREAEALYNIMGVFDYAFPKEGKRYYFRTDAAKMIPEKKPGTEKLKPLFNLMDAAANSLISIKNITTEKPDFHYEILDRIDPESVDFIAEFPGQRDAEAINTFIDNPWVLEGTKDNRYLFSSFAEVFQYFWVKIYDENNKLDTCLLLQLRDGYLKIPYLFSNSEPDKAVRFLNYFIVTNKVKAFTSYQTGLNNAIEKSKAFPEIYKRDFKREYLFHRQLLQSLPENFDPRYQDGDGDCMMT
- a CDS encoding polysaccharide deacetylase family protein is translated as MKDRIINVLTAFETDNIGKSFPLEYCLPLYHSVSDQELPHIRHVIRYKNTRQFEDDLDYISKYFQFVDWQEFKDFTSGNFRSGKKIALLTFDDGFREFYDTVAPILERKGIYACNFINPAFIDNKDMMFRCKASLLIDLLEKKSIVNPEIAHILSLQNNSSAEAIRQRILKVTYQEKHILDLLAEKLEFDFKAYSREFRPYLSTEELKILTDKGFGIASHSWDHPKYGELSLKEQMETTHQTFVYLKENGFLYETFAFPFTDFQVKQDFFEELFKNKEIYCSFGCAGVKLDSVRKNFQRIPMEMGETGETILKKEIAYFRLKKLMNKNTIIRK
- a CDS encoding S46 family peptidase; this encodes MTKKILLSVFLLPAAMAFAQQYGGMWIPTELNEKEMKDLGMKISAKDIFNPQKPSIKDAVVQFNGGCTAEIISPKGLLLTNHHCGYGQIQAHSTVQNDLLSNGFWAKNMQGELPNPGVKVDFIVDIKEVTDQILEGTDNLTEPELTKKINNNIEVYKNSQKIESYQSIMVKPMYYGNKYYAYTIETYKDIRLVGAPPQSIGKFGSDTDNWVWPRHTGDFSMFRIYADKNNRPAEYSKDNVPYVPKHYLPVSIKDKNENDFTFVFGFPGRTTEYLPAIAVEKIMKEIDPARIAVRDVALKTLDEKMRVDNETRIKYASKYASVANYWKKWIGEVEGLKKSNAVEKKVMYEGSLVAKNPEIKTTLDQLNKYYNEQAPYALNNAYYTEVVRNAETLKLAGDYYDFVAAVEAGRMDEKELGKLKTKLTSFYKDYSAELDAKVTAKLLALYVNKTAPQFLPAGFGKYKDEAANMPLMEDMSKNSIITGRTAVNGAALNADIDKAFSNQDKLIKTLKKDPVYQLYVSMKEGYMKTADPQYTALQTKIDALQKKFMAQQMATDKDRKFFPDANSTLRVTYGKVKGSTPRDAVSYGYQTHLAGVMEKYVPGDYEFDVPKKLIDLYNKKDFGIYKDKTGDVPVGFTATNHTTGGNSGSPALDANGNLVGLNFDRQWEGTMSDINYDPRFSRNIMVDTKYILFIVEKFADSKWLVDEMKVIK
- a CDS encoding copper resistance protein NlpE, coding for MMKNKMLILGIGAALFLASCTKDKKDGQVGEPADVVADSTATAQPTATDSTQAVTSAQGDTSENALDWNGTYEATVPCADCPGIKTSLTLNNDKTFSITEEYIDRKSKNEDKGSFTWDATGSIITLKGKTANYKYKVGEGMLIQLDMDGKEITGPNKDLYVFKKK